One genomic region from Rutidosis leptorrhynchoides isolate AG116_Rl617_1_P2 unplaced genomic scaffold, CSIRO_AGI_Rlap_v1 contig203, whole genome shotgun sequence encodes:
- the LOC139881851 gene encoding LOW QUALITY PROTEIN: type I inositol polyphosphate 5-phosphatase 2-like (The sequence of the model RefSeq protein was modified relative to this genomic sequence to represent the inferred CDS: deleted 4 bases in 4 codons) gives MRTTRRGRRSEAFWPSIVMKKWLNIKPKVYDFSEDEVDTETESEDDACSLKDARVHAVDDFGSRWSQSECQSQISDEPSKGYRSRHRRGKSETLRVQYINTKDVRVTIGTWNVAGRSPSDDTEIDDWICSQQPADMYILGFQEVVPLNAGNVLGAEDNRPISKWETLIRKTLNKSSESESKHKSYSAPPSPVLRTSSVADELADEIDDAPLELISAGSPNLHDLEREGFDKVVVSEKSLQMKRIYGMEYDTRLDWPEISLDANPPRVVSSDFKLRRVWSSNARIGSNSLDNPNLISNFALSGSRLIRRSHRSSEDLSSFLKEKELEPLEDRSSDDEEDDDNENDDVIFPETEEENNCTKSRPKYVRIVSKQMVGIYLSIWVRKRLRRHINSLKVSPVGVGLMGYMGNKGSVSVSMSLYQSKMCFVCSHLTSGQKDGAEQRRNADVNEIIRRTTFSSVFDIVDDQPLTIPSHDRIFWFGDLNYRLNMLDAEVRKLVAMKQWDQLLNHDQLIKELHSGHVFDGWKEGLIDFPPTYKYGINSDRYVGENPQEGEKRRSPAWCDRILWLGKGIKQLCYKRSEIRLSDHRPVTSMFVVEVEVLDHRKLQRALNVNKAVLQSEILLNEDEEDYNLIR, from the exons ATGAGAACTACCAGGAGAGGAAGGCGTTCTGAG GCTTTCTGGCCATCGATTGTGATGAAGAAATGGCTGAATATAAAGCCAAAAGTGTATGATTTTAGCGAGGATGAGGTGGACACTGAAACTGAGAGT GAAGATGATG CTTGTTCTCTTAAGGATGCAAGAGTACACGCTGTTGACGATTTTGGCAGTAGATGGAGCCAATCTGAATGCCAAAGTCAAATTTCAG ATGAACCTTCCAAAGGCTATCGATCAAGACATAGGAGAGGAAAATCTGAAACTCTGCGTGTTCAGTACATAAACACAAAGGATGTGAG GGTGACTATTGGAACTTGGAATGTTGCTGGAAGATCTCCTTCTGACGATACTGAGATCGATGATTGGATATGTTCTCAACAGCCAGCTGACATGTATATTCTTGG GTTTCAAGAGGTCGTCCCTCTGAATGCTGGGAACGTACTAGGAGCAGAAGATAATCGTCCAATTTCGAAATGGGAGACACTTATCCGTAAAACTCTGAACAAATCCTCGGAAAGCGAAAGTAAGCATAAAAGCTACAGTGCCCCTCCTTCCCCTGTACTAAGGACCTCTTCAGTTGCAGATGAGCTTGCAGACGAAATAGATGATGCGCCTTTAGAGCTCATAAGTGCGGGGAGCCCTAATCTTCATGACTTAGAAAGAGAAGGATTTGATAAAGTTGTC GTATCGGAAAAAAGTCTACAAATGAAAAGAATATATGGAATGGAGTATGATACAAGACTAGACTGGCCGGAGATTTCTTTAGATGCAAAC CCTCCTCGAGTAGTATCTTCCGATTTTAAGTTACGTAGAGTGTGGAGTAGTAATGCCAGGATTGGGTCGAATTCACTTGACAACCCTAATTTGATTTCCAATTTTGCACTAAGTGGAAGTAGACTGATCAGAAGATCACACCGTAGCTCTGAAGACTTGAGCTCATTTCTTAAGGAAAAGGAGCTTGAACCATTGGAGGATAGAAGCTCTGATGATGAGGAAGATGACGACAACGAGAACGATGATGTCATTTTTCCGGAAACAGAAGAAGAAAACAATTGCACAAAGTCACGGCCTAAATATGTTCGAATTGTGAGCAAGCAGATGGTAGGGATATATTTATCGATATGGGTGAGAAAGCGACTTCGGCGACATATAAACAGCTTAAAAGTATCTCCTGTTGGTGTAGGCCTAATGGGCTACATGGGAAACAAG GGATCTGTTTCTGTTAGTATGTCTCTTTACCAATCAAAGATGTGCTTTGTTTGTTCTCATTTGACTTCTGGTCAAAAGGATGGAGCTGAACAAAGGCGAAATGCTGATGTTAATGAGATTATTAGACGCACCACTTTTTCATCTGTCTTTGATATTGTGGATGATCAACCTCTCACAATTCCATCTCATga TCGGATATTCTGGTTTGGCGATCTAAATTATCGTTTGAATATGTTGGACGCGGAAGTGAGGAAACTTGTTGCTATGAAACAGTGGGATCAACTTCTTAATCATGATCAG TTGATCAAAGAACTCCATAGTGGACATGTATTTGACGGATGGAAAGAGGGATTGATAGACTTCCCTCCGACTTATAAATACGGAATAAATTCCGACAGATACGTCGGCGAAAATCCACAAGAAGGGGAAAAGAGGAGATCTCCGGCTTG GTGTGACCGTATACTTTGGTTAGGA AAAGGCATAAAGCAACTTTGTTACAAGAGGTCGGAAATAAGGCTCTCTGATCATCGTCCGGTCACTTCTATGTTCGTGGTTGAAGTTGAAGTCTTAGACCATCGAAAGCTGCAAAGGGCACTAAATGTCAACAAAGCAGTCCTACAGTCGGAAATTTTGTTAAATGAAGATGAGGAGGATTACAATTTAATCAGATAG